A DNA window from Carassius auratus strain Wakin linkage group LG48F, ASM336829v1, whole genome shotgun sequence contains the following coding sequences:
- the LOC113068691 gene encoding NACHT, LRR and PYD domains-containing protein 12-like isoform X1, producing the protein MTSRFRLSLKYKTKSSKSSIQKKSSQTDRSGVSLKSDQSRNPDINFKERNSFAEKSDSHYVPHSSSKKHKNAVFKMLKRTVISLIKNELKKFKKMLSPDYPQFSEKDEEDDEGQSDVRDGVLKITLHVLRKMNQTDLANTLLTKLTPMGQHILKSNLRAKFCKIHEGISLHGKTTLLHEIYTELYITEGGSGEIRFQHEVRQIETTSWTPETPEAPIKCNDIFKALPGQNKPIRSVLTKGVAGIGKTIVVQKLIMDWAEGITNQDIHYIFPLPFRELNLMKEKNTSLMELLYQFFTDLRLPNFDDYKIMFIFDGLDECRLPLDFQNNDILYDVTESASVDVLLTNLIKGNLLPSALLWITSRPAAASQIPPECVDKVTEVRGFNDPQKDEYFRKRVSDQSLASRIITHIKSSRSLYIMCHIPVFCWISATVLERMLSEAESAEIPKTLTQMFTHFLVYQIKQRIQKYQENIDIDLQQTTENIFSLGRLAFQQLEKGNLIFYEEDLRECGIDVREVSVYSGLCTQIFREEFGLYLGKVYSFVHLSFQEFLAALFKFLSLILKPTKHFKLFSSTMTDLLKREVDRALQSDNGHLDLYVRFLLGLSLESNQHLLQGLLTHKGNICLINKHKIIKYLKEKIKDNLSPEKSINLFHCLNELNDHSLVQEVQAYLKETGPSGLSAFKLSPAQWSALGFVLLNSENELDEFKLSKYDQSEECLLRLLPVVKASRKANLCDSNLTEKSCSALASVISSNSSSLADLDMSNNNLKDSGVKLLCTGLKSPQCKLDTLQLSNCCITENGCAALASALRTNLSHFRKLNLGDNTLGDPGVNLLSGFLEDPQCQLVKLHLCNCSIGEEGFAALASALTSNPSHIRELNLGMNKPENSGVKMLSHLLENKICKLEKLKLFKSSIRGEGFALLVAALRSNPSHLRELDLSENELGDSGVKVLSDLLKEPYCKLKTVQLSNCSIGEESSGYLALALRSNPSHLREFDLSSNNPQDSGIKLLSNLLEDPQCKLEKLKLCKCSIGEEGCFALASALRSNPLHLRELNLSLNKPGISVKFLSDLLEDTNCKLESLKF; encoded by the exons ATGACCTCCAGATTTAGACTTTcactgaaatataaaacaaaatcttcaAAGAG TTCAATTCAGAAGAAATCATCCCAAACTGACCGTAGTGGTGTGTCTTTAAAGAGTGACCAGTCAAGGAATCCTGATATTAATTTCAAAGAGAGAAACTCTTTTGCTGAAAAGAG TGACAGTCATTATGTGCCTCACTCCTCAAGTAAAAAACACAAGAATGCAGTCTTTAAG ATGCTTAAGCGCACAGTCATATCTCTGATTAAAAATGAACTGAAGAAGTTTAAGAAAATGCTGAGCCCAGATTACCCACAATTCTCTGAGAaagatgaagaggatgatgaaggTCAGTCCGATGTCAGAGATGGGGTTCTGAAGATCACATTGCACGTCTTGaggaagatgaaccagacagaccTCGCTAACACATTACTGACCA AACTGACCCCCATGGGTCAACACATACTAAAATCCAATCTGAGGGCAAAATTTTGTAAAATTCATGAAGGAATTTCACTGCATGGTAAAACAACTCTTCTGcatgagatctacacagagctctaTATCACAGAAGGAGGGAGTGGAGAGATCAGATTtcaacatgaggtgagacagattgagacaaCATCCTGGACACCAGAGACACCGGAAGCACCAatcaaatgcaatgacatttttaAAGCCTTACCTGGACAAAACAAACCCATCAGATCTGTACTGACTAAAGGAGTTGCTGGAATTGGAAAAACGATCGTTGTGCAGAAGCTCATTATGGACTGGGCAGAAGGAATCACTAATCAAGACATCCACTACATATTTCCACTTCCCTTCAGAGAGCTCAATTTGATGAAGGAGAAAAATACTAGTCTGATGGAGCTTCTCTATCAGTTTTTCACAGATCTGAGATTACCAAATTTTGATGACTATAAAATTATGTTCATATTTGATGGTCTTGATGAGTGTCGACTTCCACTAGATTTCCAGAACAATGACATTTTATATGATGTAACAGAGTCAGCCTCAGtggatgttctcctgacgaacctcatTAAGGGGAATCTGCTTCCATCTGCTCTCCTCTGGATCACCTCTCGACCAGCAGCAGCCAGTCAGATCCCTCCTGAGTGTGTTGACAAAGTCACCGAAGTACGAGGGTTCAATGACCCTCAGAAGGATGAGTATTTCAGGAAGAGAGTCAGTGATCAGAGTCTGGCCAGCAGAATCATCACACACATTAAATCTTCAAGGAGCCtctacatcatgtgccacatcccagtcttctgctggatttcagccactgtttTAGAGAGGATGCTGAGTGAAGCAGAGAGTGCAGAGATCCCCAAGACTCTCACTCAAATGTTCACACATTTTCTAGTTTATCAGATCAAACAAAGAATCCAGAAATACCAAGAAAACATTGATATAGATCTTCAGCAGACAACAGAGAATATATTTTCCCTGGGAAGACTTGCTTTTCAACAGCTAGAAAAAGGGAACCTGATCTTCTATGAGGAAGACCTCAGAGAGTGTGGTATTGATGTCAGAGAAGTGTCAGTGTATTCAGGATTGTGCACCCAGATCTTCAGAGAAGAGTTTGGACTGTACCTGGGAAAGGTGTACAGCTTTGTACATCTCAGCTTTCAGGAGTTTCTTGCTGCTTTATTCAAGTTTCTTTCCTTAATCCTAAAACCTACCAAGCATTTTAAACTATTTAGCTCCACAATGACTGATTTGCTAAAAAGAGAAGTTGACAGAGCCTTGCAAAGTGACAATGGACACCTGGACCTTTACGTTCGCTTCCTTCTGGGCCTCTCACTGGAGTCAAATCAGCATCTCTTACAAGGCCTACTGACACATAAAGGGAATATATGcctaataaacaaacacaaaatcattAAATATCTCAAGGAGAAAATCAAGGATAATCTCTCTCCAgagaaatccatcaatctgttccactgCCTGAATGAGCTGAATGATCATTCTCTAGTGCAGGAAGTCCAAGCATACCTAAAGGAAACAGGTCCCAGTGGTCTCTCTGCATTCAAACTCTCTCCTGCTCAGTGGTCAGCTCTGGGGTTTGTGTTGCTGAACTCAGAAAATGAGCTGGATGAGTTTAAGCTGAGTAAATATGATCAATCAGAAGAATGTCTTCTGAGACTGCTGCCAGTAGTCAAAGCTTCTAGAAAAGCTAA CCTGTGTGATTCTAATCTGACAGAGAAGAGCTGTTCAGCACTGGCCTCAGTCATTAGTTCAAACTCCTCAAGTCTGGCAGATTTGGACATGAGCAACAACAACCTGaaggattcaggagtgaaactGCTCTGTACTGGACTGAAGAGTCCACAGTGTAAACTGGATACATTACA GTTGTCAAACTGCTGTATTACAGAGAATGGTTGTGCTGctttggcttcagctctgagaacAAATCTCTCACACTTCAGAAAACTGAATCTCGGTGACAATACACTTGGAGACCCAGGAGTAAACCTGCTCTCTGGTTTCCTGGAGGATCCACAATGCCAACTGGTCAAACTACA CCTTTGTAactgcagtattggagaggaaggTTTTGCTGCTTTGGCTTCAGCTCTAACATCAAACCCCTCACACATTAGAGAACTGAACCTGGGTATGAATAAACCAGAAAATTCAGGAGTAAAGATGCTCTCTCATCTActggaaaataaaatctgcaaACTAGAGAAACTAAA GTTGTTTAAGAGCAGCATTAGAGGAGAAGGATTTGCTCTTCTGGTagcagctctgagatcaaacccctcacacctgagagaactagATCTGAGTGAGAATGAACTaggagactcaggagtgaaggTGCTCTCTGATCTACTGAAGGAGCCATATTGTAAACTGAAGACAGTACA ACTTTCTAACTGTAGTATTGGAGAAGAAAGCTCTGGTTATCTGGCTttagctctgagatcaaacccatCGCACCTGAGAGAGTTTGATCTCAGTTCAAACAACCCTCAAGATTCAGGAATAAAGCTGCTCTCTAATCTTCTGGAGGATCCACAGTGTAAACTTGAGAAACTGAA GTTGTGTAAATGCAGTATCGGAGAGGAAGGTTGTTTTGCTCttgcttcagctctgagatcaaaccccttaCACCTCAGAGAACTAAACCTAAGCTTAAATAAACCTGGAATCTCAGTGAAATTCTTGTCCGATCTACTGGAAGATACAAATTGCAAACTGGAGTCCCTAAA ATTCTAG
- the LOC113068691 gene encoding BEN domain-containing protein 2-like isoform X4, translating to MSVHVNRESSVVCGLKAEAEEDSIESMDNESTPLRRSRGPSPLSDSMMSEANDEALINEVTHEIPHDSHEAESVFSTELYGADLQRTLGEILAYCQVTYGAILKLDEKFEMLQAKVASIQSSHQNPAAYSQRTYLSSSYRDSCQAKSEASLGSEASMPHLIHISSTSPLPSEESRKPPTLSPGPEVPSPPRLVIQSQSHTLVKATAPTHTTQAPFSRNKMSLMQHLQRVKRPAETSSETSDPALTADLTSNTSCLGSSDRKVFVSNCILQRAGKMARPSAAVRYLSRNIFTVEELSQSSTTGNTKRRLKRLDPNKISAIREWAVKRYSKFDLHEKGKDWKMCLSVINSTARYYRFMDKTRRLKVKEKVNPENRTIDSFAAAAEIDVELSDSDTEQKQLETPMSHITEDHYTNTDWEPNSVYLGPPHRDVKVPEFALSAAHLRTRPELIARYLIKFIFPEDVLVRSNVYGGMRRGIQALDHNKISALREHLLERFPWMRLEEDGSDWKVCVGAINSTIRKFRYERKMGIKRGIR from the exons ATGTCTGTTCACG TGAACAGGGAGAGCAGTGTTGTGTGTGGTTTGAAGGCGGAGGCTGAAGAGGACAGTATAGAGAGCATGGACAATGAGAGCACACCACTGAGGAGATCCAGAGGCCCCAGTCCCCTCAGTGACAGTATG ATGTCTGAGGCGAATGATGAAGCTCTTATTAATGAAGTCACACATGAAATACCACATGATTCACACGAG GCAGAGAGCGTCTTTTCAACTGAGCTCTATGGAGCGGATTTGCAAAGAACTCTGGGAGAGATTCTTGCATACTGTCAG GTTACATATGGAGCCATTCTGAAACTCGATGAGAAGTTTGAGATGCTCCAGGCAAAAGTAGCAAGCATCCAGAGCAGTCATCAAAATCCAGCTGCCTACTCTCAG AGGACGTATTTGTCATCCAGCTACAGAGACAGCTGTCAGGCCAAGTCTGAAGCCTCACTTGGTTCTGAAGCGTCTATGCCCCACCTCATTCATATTTCCTCTACATCTCCCCTTCCGTCTGAGGAGAGCAGGAAACCTCCTACACTCTCCCCCGGCCCAGAGGTGCCCAGCCCTCCTCGACTTGTTATCCAGAGCCAGTCCCACACCTTGGTCAAGGCCACTGCCCCAACCCACACAACACAAGCACCTTTCAGCAGGAATAAGATGAGTCTAATGCAGCATCTTCAGCGAGTGAAGAGACCAGCTGAAACAAGCTCAGAGACCAGTGACCCTGCTTTAACTGCAGATCTGACGAGTAATACGA GTTGTCTGGGCAGCTCTGACAGGAAGGTGTTCGTCTCAAACTGTATCCTACAGAGGGCTGGCAAAATGGCACGACCCAGTGCAGCGGTGCGGTACCTGTCCAGAAACATCTTCACAGTGGAGGAACTCTCTCAAAGCAGCACCACTGGAAACACAAAGAGACGCCTAAAGAGACTCGACCCAAACAAGATCAGTGCCATCAGAG AATGGGCGGTAAAGAGATACTCCAAATTTGACCTTCACGAGAAAGGCAAAGACTGGAAAATGTGTCTGTCTGTGATCAACTCGACGGCCCGCTACTATCGGTTCATGGACAAGACACGGAGG CTGAAGGTGAAGGAAAAAGTGAACCCTGAGAACAGAACGATAGATTCATTTGCAGCAGCTGCAGAGATTGATGTTGAACTGTCTGACAGCGACACGGAGCAGAAACAGCTGGAAACGCCGATGAGCCACATCACAGAAGATCActacacaaacacagactggGAACCCAACAGCG TGTATCTGGGCCCCCCTCATCGGGATGTGAAGGTTCCTGAGTTTGCCTTGTCTGCAGCACATCTGCGAACACGTCCTGAACTCATCGCTCGATACCTCATTAAGTTCATCTTCCCAGAGGATGTGCTGGTGCGCAGCAATGTGTACGGCGGGATGCGGCGTGGCATTCAGGCCCTGGACCACAACAAGATCTCTGCGCTCCGAG AGCACCTGCTGGAGCGCTTTCCCTGGATGAGGCTGGAGGAAGACGGAAGCGACTGGAAGGTTTGCGTGGGCGCTATAAACAGTACCATACGCAAGTTTCGATATGAGCGCAAGATGGGCATCAAGAGAGGGATACGCTAG
- the LOC113068691 gene encoding BEN domain-containing protein 2-like isoform X5 yields MNRESSVVCGLKAEAEEDSIESMDNESTPLRRSRGPSPLSDSMMSEANDEALINEVTHEIPHDSHEAESVFSTELYGADLQRTLGEILAYCQVTYGAILKLDEKFEMLQAKVASIQSSHQNPAAYSQRTYLSSSYRDSCQAKSEASLGSEASMPHLIHISSTSPLPSEESRKPPTLSPGPEVPSPPRLVIQSQSHTLVKATAPTHTTQAPFSRNKMSLMQHLQRVKRPAETSSETSDPALTADLTSNTSCLGSSDRKVFVSNCILQRAGKMARPSAAVRYLSRNIFTVEELSQSSTTGNTKRRLKRLDPNKISAIREWAVKRYSKFDLHEKGKDWKMCLSVINSTARYYRFMDKTRRLKVKEKVNPENRTIDSFAAAAEIDVELSDSDTEQKQLETPMSHITEDHYTNTDWEPNSVYLGPPHRDVKVPEFALSAAHLRTRPELIARYLIKFIFPEDVLVRSNVYGGMRRGIQALDHNKISALREHLLERFPWMRLEEDGSDWKVCVGAINSTIRKFRYERKMGIKRGIR; encoded by the exons A TGAACAGGGAGAGCAGTGTTGTGTGTGGTTTGAAGGCGGAGGCTGAAGAGGACAGTATAGAGAGCATGGACAATGAGAGCACACCACTGAGGAGATCCAGAGGCCCCAGTCCCCTCAGTGACAGTATG ATGTCTGAGGCGAATGATGAAGCTCTTATTAATGAAGTCACACATGAAATACCACATGATTCACACGAG GCAGAGAGCGTCTTTTCAACTGAGCTCTATGGAGCGGATTTGCAAAGAACTCTGGGAGAGATTCTTGCATACTGTCAG GTTACATATGGAGCCATTCTGAAACTCGATGAGAAGTTTGAGATGCTCCAGGCAAAAGTAGCAAGCATCCAGAGCAGTCATCAAAATCCAGCTGCCTACTCTCAG AGGACGTATTTGTCATCCAGCTACAGAGACAGCTGTCAGGCCAAGTCTGAAGCCTCACTTGGTTCTGAAGCGTCTATGCCCCACCTCATTCATATTTCCTCTACATCTCCCCTTCCGTCTGAGGAGAGCAGGAAACCTCCTACACTCTCCCCCGGCCCAGAGGTGCCCAGCCCTCCTCGACTTGTTATCCAGAGCCAGTCCCACACCTTGGTCAAGGCCACTGCCCCAACCCACACAACACAAGCACCTTTCAGCAGGAATAAGATGAGTCTAATGCAGCATCTTCAGCGAGTGAAGAGACCAGCTGAAACAAGCTCAGAGACCAGTGACCCTGCTTTAACTGCAGATCTGACGAGTAATACGA GTTGTCTGGGCAGCTCTGACAGGAAGGTGTTCGTCTCAAACTGTATCCTACAGAGGGCTGGCAAAATGGCACGACCCAGTGCAGCGGTGCGGTACCTGTCCAGAAACATCTTCACAGTGGAGGAACTCTCTCAAAGCAGCACCACTGGAAACACAAAGAGACGCCTAAAGAGACTCGACCCAAACAAGATCAGTGCCATCAGAG AATGGGCGGTAAAGAGATACTCCAAATTTGACCTTCACGAGAAAGGCAAAGACTGGAAAATGTGTCTGTCTGTGATCAACTCGACGGCCCGCTACTATCGGTTCATGGACAAGACACGGAGG CTGAAGGTGAAGGAAAAAGTGAACCCTGAGAACAGAACGATAGATTCATTTGCAGCAGCTGCAGAGATTGATGTTGAACTGTCTGACAGCGACACGGAGCAGAAACAGCTGGAAACGCCGATGAGCCACATCACAGAAGATCActacacaaacacagactggGAACCCAACAGCG TGTATCTGGGCCCCCCTCATCGGGATGTGAAGGTTCCTGAGTTTGCCTTGTCTGCAGCACATCTGCGAACACGTCCTGAACTCATCGCTCGATACCTCATTAAGTTCATCTTCCCAGAGGATGTGCTGGTGCGCAGCAATGTGTACGGCGGGATGCGGCGTGGCATTCAGGCCCTGGACCACAACAAGATCTCTGCGCTCCGAG AGCACCTGCTGGAGCGCTTTCCCTGGATGAGGCTGGAGGAAGACGGAAGCGACTGGAAGGTTTGCGTGGGCGCTATAAACAGTACCATACGCAAGTTTCGATATGAGCGCAAGATGGGCATCAAGAGAGGGATACGCTAG
- the LOC113068691 gene encoding NACHT, LRR and PYD domains-containing protein 3-like isoform X2: MTSRFRLSLKYKTKSSKSSIQKKSSQTDRSGVSLKSDQSRNPDINFKERNSFAEKSDSHYVPHSSSKKHKNAVFKMLKRTVISLIKNELKKFKKMLSPDYPQFSEKDEEDDEGQSDVRDGVLKITLHVLRKMNQTDLANTLLTKLTPMGQHILKSNLRAKFCKIHEGISLHGKTTLLHEIYTELYITEGGSGEIRFQHEVRQIETTSWTPETPEAPIKCNDIFKALPGQNKPIRSVLTKGVAGIGKTIVVQKLIMDWAEGITNQDIHYIFPLPFRELNLMKEKNTSLMELLYQFFTDLRLPNFDDYKIMFIFDGLDECRLPLDFQNNDILYDVTESASVDVLLTNLIKGNLLPSALLWITSRPAAASQIPPECVDKVTEVRGFNDPQKDEYFRKRVSDQSLASRIITHIKSSRSLYIMCHIPVFCWISATVLERMLSEAESAEIPKTLTQMFTHFLVYQIKQRIQKYQENIDIDLQQTTENIFSLGRLAFQQLEKGNLIFYEEDLRECGIDVREVSVYSGLCTQIFREEFGLYLGKVYSFVHLSFQEFLAALFKFLSLILKPTKHFKLFSSTMTDLLKREVDRALQSDNGHLDLYVRFLLGLSLESNQHLLQGLLTHKGNICLINKHKIIKYLKEKIKDNLSPEKSINLFHCLNELNDHSLVQEVQAYLKETGPSGLSAFKLSPAQWSALGFVLLNSENELDEFKLSKYDQSEECLLRLLPVVKASRKANLCDSNLTEKSCSALASVISSNSSSLADLDMSNNNLKDSGVKLLCTGLKSPQCKLDTLQLSNCCITENGCAALASALRTNLSHFRKLNLGDNTLGDPGVNLLSGFLEDPQCQLVKLHLCNCSIGEEGFAALASALTSNPSHIRELNLGMNKPENSGVKMLSHLLENKICKLEKLKLFKSSIRGEGFALLVAALRSNPSHLRELDLSENELGDSGVKVLSDLLKEPYCKLKTVQLSNCSIGEESSGYLALALRSNPSHLREFDLSSNNPQDSGIKLLSNLLEDPQCKLEKLKLCNCSIGEESCSALASALRLNPSHIKELELTQKGKL, encoded by the exons ATGACCTCCAGATTTAGACTTTcactgaaatataaaacaaaatcttcaAAGAG TTCAATTCAGAAGAAATCATCCCAAACTGACCGTAGTGGTGTGTCTTTAAAGAGTGACCAGTCAAGGAATCCTGATATTAATTTCAAAGAGAGAAACTCTTTTGCTGAAAAGAG TGACAGTCATTATGTGCCTCACTCCTCAAGTAAAAAACACAAGAATGCAGTCTTTAAG ATGCTTAAGCGCACAGTCATATCTCTGATTAAAAATGAACTGAAGAAGTTTAAGAAAATGCTGAGCCCAGATTACCCACAATTCTCTGAGAaagatgaagaggatgatgaaggTCAGTCCGATGTCAGAGATGGGGTTCTGAAGATCACATTGCACGTCTTGaggaagatgaaccagacagaccTCGCTAACACATTACTGACCA AACTGACCCCCATGGGTCAACACATACTAAAATCCAATCTGAGGGCAAAATTTTGTAAAATTCATGAAGGAATTTCACTGCATGGTAAAACAACTCTTCTGcatgagatctacacagagctctaTATCACAGAAGGAGGGAGTGGAGAGATCAGATTtcaacatgaggtgagacagattgagacaaCATCCTGGACACCAGAGACACCGGAAGCACCAatcaaatgcaatgacatttttaAAGCCTTACCTGGACAAAACAAACCCATCAGATCTGTACTGACTAAAGGAGTTGCTGGAATTGGAAAAACGATCGTTGTGCAGAAGCTCATTATGGACTGGGCAGAAGGAATCACTAATCAAGACATCCACTACATATTTCCACTTCCCTTCAGAGAGCTCAATTTGATGAAGGAGAAAAATACTAGTCTGATGGAGCTTCTCTATCAGTTTTTCACAGATCTGAGATTACCAAATTTTGATGACTATAAAATTATGTTCATATTTGATGGTCTTGATGAGTGTCGACTTCCACTAGATTTCCAGAACAATGACATTTTATATGATGTAACAGAGTCAGCCTCAGtggatgttctcctgacgaacctcatTAAGGGGAATCTGCTTCCATCTGCTCTCCTCTGGATCACCTCTCGACCAGCAGCAGCCAGTCAGATCCCTCCTGAGTGTGTTGACAAAGTCACCGAAGTACGAGGGTTCAATGACCCTCAGAAGGATGAGTATTTCAGGAAGAGAGTCAGTGATCAGAGTCTGGCCAGCAGAATCATCACACACATTAAATCTTCAAGGAGCCtctacatcatgtgccacatcccagtcttctgctggatttcagccactgtttTAGAGAGGATGCTGAGTGAAGCAGAGAGTGCAGAGATCCCCAAGACTCTCACTCAAATGTTCACACATTTTCTAGTTTATCAGATCAAACAAAGAATCCAGAAATACCAAGAAAACATTGATATAGATCTTCAGCAGACAACAGAGAATATATTTTCCCTGGGAAGACTTGCTTTTCAACAGCTAGAAAAAGGGAACCTGATCTTCTATGAGGAAGACCTCAGAGAGTGTGGTATTGATGTCAGAGAAGTGTCAGTGTATTCAGGATTGTGCACCCAGATCTTCAGAGAAGAGTTTGGACTGTACCTGGGAAAGGTGTACAGCTTTGTACATCTCAGCTTTCAGGAGTTTCTTGCTGCTTTATTCAAGTTTCTTTCCTTAATCCTAAAACCTACCAAGCATTTTAAACTATTTAGCTCCACAATGACTGATTTGCTAAAAAGAGAAGTTGACAGAGCCTTGCAAAGTGACAATGGACACCTGGACCTTTACGTTCGCTTCCTTCTGGGCCTCTCACTGGAGTCAAATCAGCATCTCTTACAAGGCCTACTGACACATAAAGGGAATATATGcctaataaacaaacacaaaatcattAAATATCTCAAGGAGAAAATCAAGGATAATCTCTCTCCAgagaaatccatcaatctgttccactgCCTGAATGAGCTGAATGATCATTCTCTAGTGCAGGAAGTCCAAGCATACCTAAAGGAAACAGGTCCCAGTGGTCTCTCTGCATTCAAACTCTCTCCTGCTCAGTGGTCAGCTCTGGGGTTTGTGTTGCTGAACTCAGAAAATGAGCTGGATGAGTTTAAGCTGAGTAAATATGATCAATCAGAAGAATGTCTTCTGAGACTGCTGCCAGTAGTCAAAGCTTCTAGAAAAGCTAA CCTGTGTGATTCTAATCTGACAGAGAAGAGCTGTTCAGCACTGGCCTCAGTCATTAGTTCAAACTCCTCAAGTCTGGCAGATTTGGACATGAGCAACAACAACCTGaaggattcaggagtgaaactGCTCTGTACTGGACTGAAGAGTCCACAGTGTAAACTGGATACATTACA GTTGTCAAACTGCTGTATTACAGAGAATGGTTGTGCTGctttggcttcagctctgagaacAAATCTCTCACACTTCAGAAAACTGAATCTCGGTGACAATACACTTGGAGACCCAGGAGTAAACCTGCTCTCTGGTTTCCTGGAGGATCCACAATGCCAACTGGTCAAACTACA CCTTTGTAactgcagtattggagaggaaggTTTTGCTGCTTTGGCTTCAGCTCTAACATCAAACCCCTCACACATTAGAGAACTGAACCTGGGTATGAATAAACCAGAAAATTCAGGAGTAAAGATGCTCTCTCATCTActggaaaataaaatctgcaaACTAGAGAAACTAAA GTTGTTTAAGAGCAGCATTAGAGGAGAAGGATTTGCTCTTCTGGTagcagctctgagatcaaacccctcacacctgagagaactagATCTGAGTGAGAATGAACTaggagactcaggagtgaaggTGCTCTCTGATCTACTGAAGGAGCCATATTGTAAACTGAAGACAGTACA ACTTTCTAACTGTAGTATTGGAGAAGAAAGCTCTGGTTATCTGGCTttagctctgagatcaaacccatCGCACCTGAGAGAGTTTGATCTCAGTTCAAACAACCCTCAAGATTCAGGAATAAAGCTGCTCTCTAATCTTCTGGAGGATCCACAGTGTAAACTTGAGAAACTGAA GTTGTGTAactgcagtattggagaggaaAGTTGttctgctctggcttcagctttAAGATTAAACCCCTCACACATAAAAGAGTTGGAGTTGactcaaaaaggaaaattatga